A single window of Paenibacillus sp. FSL H8-0537 DNA harbors:
- the hfq gene encoding RNA chaperone Hfq, translating to MNKSINIQDTFLNQLRKDNIPVTVFLMNGFQIRGVIKAFDNFTIIIDSEGRQQMVYKHAISTFTPQRNVSLMQDNSSSDS from the coding sequence ATGAACAAATCCATCAACATTCAAGATACGTTCTTGAACCAATTGCGTAAAGATAACATTCCTGTTACAGTTTTCCTGATGAACGGGTTCCAAATCCGGGGCGTTATTAAAGCGTTTGACAACTTCACCATTATTATTGATAGCGAAGGCCGTCAACAAATGGTGTACAAGCATGCCATTTCGACGTTTACTCCGCAGCGAAATGTATCTCTCATGCAGGACAACAGCAGCTCTGACTCGTAA
- a CDS encoding AAA family ATPase yields MSGHVKSGTNSGPRPSRQINVILRSHETYAVAASAPLIESESLSAVKPLPASDHFAEIQKELEPMVGMENVKTLIYEIYALLYISRMRTEAGLFGGSHVYHMIFKGNPGTGKTTIARIVAKLFQKMGVLSKGHLIEVERADLVGEYIGHTAQKTRDLVRKAMGGVLFVDEAYSLARGGEKDFGKEAIDTLVKCMEDRRNDFVLILAGYPAEIDHFLLTNPGLPSRFPIQIDFPDYSVDQLIQISELMSKDRDYHLAQQSIFKLRQHLMTEKQNDIFSFSNARYVRNILEKAIRHQAVRLLNHYASGVPPKQDLMTIRPEDFKWEPKA; encoded by the coding sequence ATGAGCGGACATGTCAAATCGGGCACTAATAGCGGACCCAGGCCTTCAAGGCAAATTAACGTTATTCTCAGAAGCCATGAGACGTATGCAGTTGCAGCTTCTGCGCCCCTGATTGAAAGCGAGTCTCTGTCAGCGGTGAAGCCTTTGCCTGCGAGCGACCATTTTGCTGAAATTCAGAAAGAGCTTGAGCCAATGGTCGGGATGGAAAATGTGAAAACGCTGATTTATGAAATTTATGCACTTCTCTATATAAGCCGCATGAGGACGGAAGCAGGCCTTTTTGGCGGCTCGCATGTGTACCATATGATTTTCAAAGGCAATCCCGGCACTGGAAAAACGACGATTGCCCGCATCGTCGCCAAGCTGTTTCAGAAAATGGGTGTGCTGTCGAAGGGCCATCTGATTGAGGTGGAGCGTGCAGACCTTGTAGGCGAATACATTGGCCACACGGCGCAGAAAACGCGTGATTTGGTTCGCAAGGCCATGGGCGGCGTACTGTTTGTCGATGAGGCTTACAGCCTTGCCAGAGGTGGAGAAAAAGATTTCGGCAAGGAAGCGATTGATACGCTTGTGAAGTGCATGGAGGATCGGCGCAATGATTTTGTGTTGATTCTAGCCGGCTATCCGGCCGAGATTGATCATTTTTTACTGACGAATCCTGGATTGCCTTCGCGGTTCCCGATTCAGATTGATTTTCCTGACTATTCGGTGGACCAATTAATCCAAATTTCTGAGCTGATGTCCAAGGATCGTGATTATCATTTGGCTCAGCAGTCCATATTTAAGTTAAGGCAGCATTTAATGACGGAGAAGCAAAATGACATTTTTTCCTTCAGCAATGCAAGATACGTTAGAAACATATTGGAAAAGGCGATTCGCCATCAGGCGGTGCGGCTGCTAAATCATTATGCAAGCGGTGTACCGCCAAAGCAGGATCTGATGACCATCAGGCCAGAGGACTTCAAATGGGAGCCGAAAGCTTGA
- a CDS encoding DUF402 domain-containing protein, translated as MKRKFSDRANWRRILRKSYSCITLDNDEFRGLVTFYRIHELREPLWKEYNGRRLCLADRGYLWMQHFPRGEHFVVTTMFDDKGRVVQWYIDICKTQGLTDQQVPWFDDLFLDVVVLPSGEVFLLDEDELEDALRQGDVTGKEAAMARKTAGRLLSNIRNGRFRYFTLSLKHRKSLAEKTGELSES; from the coding sequence ATGAAACGAAAATTTTCTGACCGTGCGAACTGGCGTCGCATTTTGCGCAAGAGCTACTCTTGCATCACGCTGGACAATGATGAGTTCCGAGGCTTGGTAACCTTTTACCGCATTCACGAATTGCGTGAGCCGCTTTGGAAAGAGTACAACGGACGTCGGCTGTGTCTGGCCGATCGTGGCTATTTGTGGATGCAGCATTTTCCTCGTGGCGAGCATTTTGTCGTGACGACGATGTTTGATGACAAGGGCCGTGTTGTACAGTGGTACATTGACATTTGCAAGACTCAGGGACTGACGGATCAACAGGTTCCCTGGTTCGATGATCTGTTCCTTGATGTAGTTGTGCTGCCAAGCGGAGAAGTGTTTCTGCTCGATGAGGATGAGCTTGAGGATGCGCTGCGTCAGGGCGATGTTACTGGTAAGGAGGCTGCTATGGCACGCAAGACAGCCGGCAGACTGCTTTCCAATATCCGCAATGGGCGTTTCCGTTATTTTACGCTAAGCTTGAAGCATCGCAAAAGCTTGGCGGAGAAGACAGGGGAGTTAAGCGAGTCATGA
- the hflX gene encoding GTPase HflX, which produces MREKTHDTQTDIQDRAILVTLVTQQIKRGSSDPEHSLEELVKLAETAGVEVLTTLTQNREKPDTKWFIGKGKAEELRLVADEMGATTAIFDQELSGAQVRNLEEMLDVKIVDRTQLILDIFAQRAGTREGNIQVELAQLSYLLPRLSGHGKNLSRLGGGIGTRGPGESKLETDRRHIRGRITDLKAQLDEVVRHRHLYRERRKKSGIIQVALVGYTNAGKSTLLRQLTDADVYVENQLFATLDPTSRTLELPNGREVILTDTVGFIQNLPHDLVAAFRATLEEVNEADLVLHVVDSSSPMRDEQMSVVDRILNDLGAAGKPTLTIYNKIDLCSPEEAYTLRSGGDSLIINAYKEADLKQLCDTIQEKLMGDTVVFALPAARGDLIALAYRTGEVIEQEVDGEEGELLRLTIQLSKQDYEVNGHRLHPYIV; this is translated from the coding sequence ATGCGAGAAAAGACGCACGATACACAGACTGATATTCAGGATCGCGCTATATTGGTCACTTTGGTCACACAACAAATTAAACGCGGCTCCAGCGATCCGGAGCATTCGCTTGAGGAACTGGTTAAGCTTGCCGAAACGGCAGGCGTTGAAGTGCTCACAACCTTAACGCAAAACCGTGAAAAGCCCGATACAAAATGGTTTATCGGCAAAGGCAAGGCAGAGGAGCTACGTCTGGTTGCCGACGAAATGGGTGCGACAACCGCTATTTTTGATCAAGAGCTTTCTGGGGCGCAGGTACGTAATCTCGAAGAGATGCTGGATGTGAAAATTGTAGACCGCACGCAGCTTATTTTGGATATTTTCGCCCAGCGTGCAGGAACGCGCGAGGGGAACATACAAGTTGAGCTGGCTCAGCTCAGTTACTTGCTGCCGCGCTTGTCGGGACACGGCAAAAACCTGTCGCGTCTTGGCGGCGGCATCGGTACGCGCGGTCCCGGCGAGTCCAAGCTGGAGACAGATCGGCGCCATATTCGGGGGCGCATCACTGATCTTAAAGCTCAATTGGATGAAGTTGTTCGCCATCGGCATTTGTACCGCGAGCGCAGAAAGAAATCCGGCATCATTCAAGTAGCGCTGGTCGGCTATACGAATGCGGGTAAGTCGACGCTGCTCCGTCAGCTGACGGATGCCGACGTATACGTGGAGAATCAGCTGTTCGCCACGCTAGACCCAACTTCACGCACACTTGAGCTGCCTAACGGCCGAGAAGTGATTTTGACCGATACGGTTGGCTTTATTCAAAATCTCCCGCATGATCTCGTTGCCGCTTTCCGCGCGACGCTTGAGGAAGTGAACGAGGCGGACTTAGTGCTGCATGTCGTAGACAGCAGTTCGCCGATGCGTGATGAGCAAATGTCCGTTGTTGATCGCATTCTGAACGATCTCGGGGCAGCAGGCAAACCTACGCTGACGATCTATAATAAAATCGATCTTTGCTCGCCTGAGGAAGCCTACACGCTTCGTTCTGGTGGAGATTCTCTGATCATTAACGCATACAAGGAAGCCGACTTGAAGCAGCTTTGCGATACGATTCAGGAAAAGCTTATGGGGGATACAGTTGTGTTTGCGCTGCCAGCCGCCAGAGGCGATTTAATTGCGCTTGCTTATCGTACGGGAGAAGTAATTGAGCAAGAAGTGGATGGGGAAGAGGGAGAACTGCTTCGTCTGACCATTCAGTTGAGCAAACAGGATTATGAAGTGAACGGGCACCGTCTGCATCCTTATATCGTCTAA
- a CDS encoding class I SAM-dependent methyltransferase, whose amino-acid sequence MIVTTADRPSEATVAKARRIAGELSVPYQARGRMTLRQIGAEMAEIRLFVVTDREVRYYEGQTDTPLFFHPSMAFVRVKRLRRGETDPLIMLSRCEEGDTVVDCTAGLASDSLVFAYAAGTSGQVTAIESEQVLCALVREGLAVYESGLADVDAAMRRIRMLSMNHLDYLRQLPDQSVDVVYFDPMFRQPIHESSSIQPLRQLVNDSALSAEAVAEALRVARKTVVLKEHRHSEEFARLGFERRHLHSSKIAYGVIEVARTRE is encoded by the coding sequence ATGATCGTAACGACCGCCGATCGTCCGTCTGAGGCGACGGTAGCCAAGGCGAGAAGAATTGCAGGTGAACTCTCCGTTCCTTATCAGGCGAGGGGCAGAATGACGCTGCGGCAAATCGGCGCCGAGATGGCCGAGATTCGCCTGTTTGTTGTGACGGATCGCGAAGTCAGGTATTATGAAGGACAGACGGATACGCCGTTATTTTTTCACCCCAGCATGGCTTTTGTAAGAGTCAAGCGGCTTCGAAGGGGAGAAACAGATCCGCTCATCATGCTCTCCCGCTGCGAGGAAGGCGATACAGTTGTAGATTGTACAGCTGGACTTGCCTCTGATTCTCTCGTGTTCGCTTATGCGGCGGGCACATCCGGACAAGTTACCGCTATTGAAAGCGAGCAGGTGCTATGCGCCTTGGTGCGTGAAGGGCTTGCCGTCTATGAATCGGGGCTTGCTGATGTGGATGCGGCGATGCGCAGAATTCGCATGCTCAGCATGAACCATCTGGACTATTTGCGGCAGCTGCCAGATCAAAGCGTCGACGTTGTATATTTTGACCCGATGTTCCGGCAGCCGATTCATGAGTCGAGCTCGATTCAACCGCTGCGCCAATTGGTCAATGACAGCGCCTTGTCTGCCGAGGCAGTGGCCGAAGCGCTGCGAGTGGCGCGCAAAACCGTCGTGCTTAAGGAGCATCGCCATAGCGAGGAGTTTGCAAGACTCGGCTTTGAGCGGCGGCATTTACATTCTTCAAAAATTGCTTATGGAGTGATAGAGGTTGCCAGAACAAGAGAATAA
- a CDS encoding PBP1A family penicillin-binding protein yields the protein MADRRQRTQPEKKTKPKKKRRMSGKTWFFLLFFTVVIAIVCGIIGYSLIILNGERMLKERADMMVMGEASIVYDANGDEISRLSTAEENREIAEYDEIPKEMMNAVVATEDQRFYEHAGIDFFAIGRALVKDVIARSAVEGGSTITQQLAKNMFLSSDKTLFRKATEASIAVALENNKTKEEILTLYLNRIYFGKGVYGVKGAAKYYFNSELKDLKLWQMATLAGMPKAPSRYNPVNDAEGSKVRRGVVLQLMYDQGYITKDEMDEAKAVDYVTPPSVEQSKDEPYKAFVDYAVEEALRVMPDMTETDLRIGGYRIYTTLNPKAQMVVEKEFADDSNFEESVDDKKVQGAMVIIDHRDGAIQAIAGGRDYERKGLNRVELPRQPGSAFKPITSYGPALETGQYFPWTVLKNDKTCFGNYCPKDSRGATPITMQEAVKHSRNLPAVWTLNEIGVSNGVKFATKLGFKLSDQDRNLAIALGGLTEGVTPLQMATAYSTFANSGQTVDSHTIREITTSSNTAVYTYKAPSADQVMNTDTAWYMTEMLQTVVQSGGTGTGAAIDRPVAGKTGTTQHGIPGFNSSANRDAWFVGYTPEWTAAVWMGYDRTDEQHVLKKSSAQSAAMFSKVMKQAMADMPKSSFKKPQGVKEPVKEVGAVTNFNAVFVPEQMKVALSWQGAASSSISYKVYRKAMDQADYSLFVDAAGTTVDDMSVAPGMTYDYYVVAIDAENNLTSKQSETITVQIPETVIDVPDVPMDSIDPDEGEIELPSFSPDSGMTPTPTPGTETPPVESIDPGTVSPEPTDNPASPPVEEGWQNGGNAGGEDNPANATPDPAQGDGTTNEAG from the coding sequence ATGGCTGATCGCAGGCAAAGAACACAACCTGAGAAGAAAACGAAGCCTAAGAAGAAAAGAAGAATGTCGGGGAAAACGTGGTTTTTCCTGTTGTTTTTCACTGTAGTTATTGCTATTGTGTGCGGTATCATCGGGTATTCGCTTATTATTTTGAATGGAGAGCGGATGCTTAAGGAAAGAGCCGATATGATGGTCATGGGCGAAGCATCCATTGTTTATGATGCGAATGGAGATGAAATTTCGCGATTGTCTACAGCAGAAGAAAATCGTGAAATTGCCGAATACGATGAAATTCCGAAGGAAATGATGAATGCAGTTGTGGCGACGGAGGATCAGCGTTTTTACGAGCATGCCGGCATCGACTTTTTTGCGATTGGACGGGCACTCGTCAAGGACGTTATCGCTCGCAGCGCGGTTGAGGGCGGAAGTACGATTACTCAGCAGCTAGCTAAAAATATGTTTTTATCCTCGGATAAAACGTTGTTCCGGAAAGCGACGGAAGCTTCCATTGCCGTAGCTTTGGAAAACAACAAGACGAAGGAAGAAATATTGACGCTTTATTTAAATCGGATTTACTTTGGTAAAGGAGTTTACGGTGTCAAGGGAGCTGCTAAATATTATTTCAACAGCGAGCTGAAGGACTTGAAGCTTTGGCAAATGGCTACGCTTGCCGGAATGCCGAAGGCGCCAAGCCGTTATAATCCTGTAAATGATGCGGAAGGCTCCAAGGTGCGCCGCGGAGTTGTACTTCAGCTAATGTATGATCAGGGCTACATTACGAAGGACGAAATGGATGAGGCGAAGGCCGTCGATTATGTGACTCCTCCTTCAGTAGAACAAAGCAAGGATGAGCCTTACAAAGCGTTTGTTGACTATGCAGTAGAAGAAGCATTGAGAGTGATGCCGGATATGACCGAAACGGACCTGCGCATCGGCGGTTACCGGATCTATACGACGCTCAATCCAAAAGCGCAAATGGTCGTCGAAAAAGAATTTGCCGACGATTCCAATTTCGAGGAAAGCGTTGACGATAAGAAGGTTCAGGGTGCAATGGTCATTATTGACCATCGGGACGGGGCTATCCAGGCTATCGCAGGCGGACGTGATTACGAACGCAAAGGCTTGAACCGCGTGGAATTGCCGCGGCAGCCAGGCTCAGCATTCAAGCCGATTACTTCTTACGGTCCGGCACTAGAAACCGGTCAATATTTTCCGTGGACAGTTTTGAAAAATGATAAAACCTGCTTTGGCAACTATTGCCCTAAAGATTCAAGAGGCGCAACGCCGATTACGATGCAGGAGGCGGTTAAGCATTCCCGCAACTTGCCTGCCGTATGGACGCTGAATGAAATTGGCGTTAGCAATGGCGTGAAATTTGCGACAAAGCTTGGTTTTAAACTGAGCGACCAGGATCGCAATCTTGCGATTGCGCTTGGCGGATTGACGGAAGGTGTTACACCGCTGCAGATGGCGACTGCTTACAGTACTTTTGCCAACAGCGGCCAAACCGTTGATTCACATACCATTAGAGAAATTACGACGAGCAGCAATACGGCTGTTTATACGTATAAAGCTCCGTCAGCAGACCAGGTCATGAATACTGATACCGCTTGGTATATGACCGAGATGCTGCAGACGGTTGTCCAATCTGGCGGTACGGGAACAGGTGCGGCAATAGATCGCCCAGTTGCCGGCAAGACGGGTACGACTCAGCACGGTATTCCTGGCTTTAACTCCAGCGCAAACCGTGATGCTTGGTTTGTAGGCTACACGCCAGAGTGGACTGCCGCTGTATGGATGGGGTACGATCGAACGGATGAGCAGCATGTGCTCAAGAAGAGCAGTGCCCAGTCGGCAGCCATGTTCTCCAAGGTGATGAAGCAGGCGATGGCAGACATGCCGAAGTCCAGCTTTAAGAAGCCGCAGGGCGTGAAAGAGCCGGTTAAAGAGGTAGGTGCAGTCACGAATTTTAATGCGGTGTTTGTGCCGGAGCAAATGAAAGTTGCTTTGTCATGGCAAGGTGCAGCAAGCAGCAGCATTTCGTATAAGGTTTATCGCAAAGCGATGGACCAAGCAGATTACAGCTTGTTTGTTGATGCTGCTGGTACAACGGTTGATGATATGTCAGTAGCACCAGGCATGACGTATGACTATTATGTCGTAGCGATCGATGCGGAAAATAACCTGACTAGCAAGCAGTCCGAGACGATTACCGTACAAATTCCCGAAACGGTTATTGATGTTCCGGACGTCCCGATGGATTCCATTGATCCAGATGAAGGTGAAATTGAACTGCCATCCTTCAGTCCTGACAGCGGCATGACGCCAACCCCGACGCCGGGCACGGAGACGCCTCCGGTTGAATCCATTGACCCAGGGACAGTTAGTCCCGAGCCAACGGATAACCCTGCTAGCCCTCCAGTAGAGGAAGGCTGGCAAAATGGCGGCAACGCAGGTGGCGAGGACAATCCGGCGAACGCGACGCCGGATCCCGCCCAAGGGGATGGAACGACTAACGAAGCCGGGTAG
- the miaA gene encoding tRNA (adenosine(37)-N6)-dimethylallyltransferase MiaA has protein sequence MPEQENKRVTALGKKQPLLVLIGPTAVGKTNLSLELAKAWQAEIISGDSMQVYRGMDIGTAKLPLEEREGIPHHLIDIRDPDDPYSVADFQAGCGSSIEEIAARGKLPFIVGGTGLYVEAVCYGFEFSESGSDEAFRQEQEQFALAHGAEALHGRLALVDPKSAERLHPNDQRRVIRALEVFHLTGIKQSEQLEGQKKESPYELCIVGLTMDRAELYRRIELRIDQMLEQGLVEEVKALLSRGVPPHAVAMQGLGYKEIASFLRGECTLEAAVTLLKRDTRRFAKRQLSWFRHMKDIEWIDMGENFHNNLHRIHGIIAGKFQVHLEYTSNQSLVDGGNVQ, from the coding sequence TTGCCAGAACAAGAGAATAAGCGGGTAACCGCGCTGGGCAAAAAGCAGCCTTTGCTCGTATTAATTGGCCCTACGGCAGTAGGCAAAACCAATTTAAGCCTGGAGTTGGCCAAAGCTTGGCAGGCGGAAATCATCTCGGGCGATTCGATGCAGGTTTATCGCGGCATGGACATCGGAACAGCCAAGCTTCCTCTGGAAGAGCGCGAGGGCATCCCGCATCATTTAATTGATATTCGTGATCCGGATGACCCGTATTCGGTGGCAGACTTTCAGGCGGGCTGCGGAAGCAGTATTGAAGAGATTGCTGCTAGAGGGAAGCTGCCCTTCATCGTTGGCGGCACGGGCCTCTATGTGGAAGCTGTGTGCTATGGCTTTGAATTTTCAGAGAGCGGCTCTGATGAGGCCTTTCGCCAGGAGCAGGAGCAGTTCGCTTTAGCGCACGGCGCCGAGGCGCTGCATGGGAGACTCGCGCTCGTTGATCCGAAGTCCGCGGAGCGCCTGCATCCAAATGACCAAAGGCGCGTTATACGTGCGCTTGAAGTGTTTCATTTAACAGGCATCAAGCAATCTGAGCAGCTCGAGGGTCAGAAAAAAGAATCCCCGTACGAATTGTGTATCGTCGGGCTGACGATGGATCGGGCGGAGCTTTACCGCCGGATTGAGCTGAGGATTGACCAGATGCTGGAGCAGGGGCTGGTCGAGGAAGTGAAGGCGCTGCTTTCGCGCGGCGTTCCGCCTCATGCAGTAGCTATGCAGGGACTCGGCTATAAGGAAATAGCGTCATTTTTACGGGGAGAATGTACGCTTGAGGCTGCGGTAACTTTGCTTAAACGGGACACGAGACGCTTTGCCAAGCGCCAATTGTCATGGTTTCGTCACATGAAAGATATCGAATGGATCGATATGGGGGAAAATTTTCACAACAATTTACATCGGATTCATGGTATAATAGCAGGAAAGTTTCAAGTCCATCTTGAATATACTTCTAATCAATCATTAGTAGACGGAGGTAACGTCCAATGA
- a CDS encoding YdcF family protein, which yields MKQMLRTGSSRRKRRTNKRPGLLLFRMLAWCTVAGVFWCGYVLWVINSYDAAKESKKAEVGIVLGAALWDNVPSPALKERLNFAYKLYEQGKVDKLIMSGGLDAGGAVVTEAAGMKTYLVDKGIPEDKVLLEDQSTSTYENLLFSKTIMEREGFASALIITHQFHAPRAFEIAKFLNYTSVEAAGTPSQVLKPWNAEGREVLAYTKWKFDALMLWLG from the coding sequence ATGAAGCAAATGCTAAGGACAGGGAGCAGCCGGCGCAAGCGGCGGACGAATAAGCGTCCGGGGCTGCTCCTGTTTCGTATGCTGGCATGGTGTACGGTTGCTGGGGTTTTCTGGTGTGGTTATGTGTTATGGGTCATTAACAGCTATGATGCTGCTAAAGAGAGCAAGAAAGCAGAGGTCGGTATTGTGCTCGGTGCCGCACTTTGGGACAATGTGCCAAGTCCAGCACTTAAAGAGCGTCTAAACTTTGCTTATAAGCTGTATGAGCAGGGCAAGGTGGACAAGCTCATTATGAGCGGCGGTCTTGATGCAGGAGGCGCAGTTGTCACAGAGGCGGCGGGAATGAAGACGTATTTGGTTGATAAAGGCATTCCAGAGGACAAGGTGCTGCTGGAGGATCAATCGACAAGCACATATGAGAATCTGCTGTTTAGCAAAACCATTATGGAGCGCGAAGGTTTTGCGAGCGCTTTAATTATTACCCATCAATTTCATGCGCCTAGAGCATTTGAAATTGCGAAATTTTTGAACTACACATCGGTTGAGGCTGCTGGTACGCCTTCACAGGTGTTGAAGCCGTGGAATGCTGAGGGGCGTGAGGTTTTGGCATACACGAAATGGAAGTTTGATGCCCTGATGCTCTGGCTAGGCTGA
- a CDS encoding peptidylprolyl isomerase, translating to MSRKQWTVCSAFLMALLIMTLLAGCGAKGSLTSQGAAAESGNAEKVMRWERMPEMELDLNKSYTAVFTTNKGNFTVKLYANEAPITVNNFVFLARHGFYDGLTFHRIIESFMIQGGDPQGNGVGTPGYSIPDELDTEIKYEPGIVAMANAGKPNTGGSQFFICTGSGSENLNQNPNYSIFGKVISGMDTVADIAKTPVDNNEPLEDIIIQNIVIEEK from the coding sequence ATGAGCAGGAAACAGTGGACGGTATGCAGTGCTTTTCTAATGGCACTCCTCATAATGACATTGCTTGCCGGCTGTGGAGCGAAAGGGAGCTTGACCAGTCAAGGAGCTGCGGCGGAATCCGGCAATGCCGAAAAGGTGATGCGCTGGGAGCGCATGCCGGAGATGGAGCTGGATCTCAATAAATCGTATACCGCCGTATTTACAACGAATAAAGGGAATTTTACTGTGAAGCTGTACGCTAATGAAGCGCCTATAACGGTAAATAACTTTGTTTTTCTGGCGCGCCATGGCTTCTATGACGGTTTGACGTTTCATCGCATTATTGAATCATTTATGATTCAGGGCGGTGATCCGCAAGGCAACGGCGTTGGGACACCTGGCTATTCGATTCCCGACGAGCTGGACACGGAAATTAAATATGAGCCCGGTATTGTTGCAATGGCCAATGCTGGAAAGCCGAATACAGGCGGCAGCCAATTTTTCATTTGCACAGGCTCCGGCTCCGAGAATCTGAATCAGAACCCGAACTATTCGATTTTCGGCAAAGTCATAAGCGGCATGGATACGGTGGCTGATATAGCCAAGACACCAGTTGACAATAATGAGCCGCTTGAAGATATCATTATTCAAAACATAGTCATCGAGGAAAAATAG